The following are encoded in a window of Paenibacillaceae bacterium GAS479 genomic DNA:
- a CDS encoding S-layer homology domain-containing protein, with product MSRLARMTALTAVVLSLLLCLPVLPALADAAAPAIELKMKSQGKRIDITVSGKKLTDVFAYDISMKFDSARLKFTGARTAWAGFSIDPIVKDGTIRFAHTKTGKTAGESGDKELAVLSFERIAEGSATASIGTVQLVNSKLEMKELKPALQVTASGTAGELSDIKGHWAEAAIKEAAELGFINGYADGTFLPNREVTRAEFAAMIVRALQLQQEPSDALSFSDNGKIPQWAQPFIAAAAKANLLTGYDDGSFRAGQLINRAEMVAIIMRALPVQAAQDAKLNFADAKDIPAWAAGSVAAAVELGVIKGRDGNRFVADGRATRAEAVTVLIAMLKQR from the coding sequence ATGTCGAGATTAGCACGAATGACGGCTTTAACCGCCGTCGTATTAAGTCTGCTCCTCTGTTTGCCGGTCTTACCAGCACTGGCTGATGCGGCTGCTCCCGCGATTGAACTAAAGATGAAGAGTCAAGGGAAAAGGATCGACATAACCGTTTCCGGCAAAAAGTTAACGGATGTATTCGCCTACGACATATCGATGAAGTTCGATTCGGCCCGCTTGAAATTTACCGGGGCGCGTACGGCATGGGCGGGATTTTCCATCGATCCAATCGTTAAGGACGGGACGATTCGGTTCGCCCATACCAAAACAGGCAAAACGGCGGGTGAGTCAGGCGACAAAGAGCTGGCTGTATTAAGCTTTGAGCGAATTGCGGAAGGGAGTGCAACGGCAAGCATTGGGACGGTTCAGCTCGTCAATTCCAAATTGGAAATGAAAGAGTTGAAGCCTGCGCTTCAAGTGACGGCGTCCGGAACAGCCGGGGAGCTGAGCGATATTAAAGGGCATTGGGCGGAAGCGGCGATCAAGGAAGCGGCAGAGCTCGGATTTATAAACGGTTATGCGGATGGAACCTTCCTTCCGAATCGGGAAGTAACGCGTGCTGAGTTCGCGGCGATGATCGTTCGGGCGCTTCAGCTCCAGCAAGAACCATCTGATGCACTGTCTTTCAGCGACAACGGCAAAATCCCACAATGGGCGCAGCCCTTTATCGCAGCAGCCGCTAAAGCGAATCTGTTAACCGGTTATGACGACGGAAGCTTCCGTGCCGGACAGCTCATCAACCGGGCGGAAATGGTCGCAATTATCATGAGAGCTCTGCCTGTTCAAGCAGCGCAAGATGCCAAGCTAAACTTTGCCGATGCCAAAGATATTCCGGCATGGGCTGCCGGTTCCGTTGCTGCAGCTGTTGAACTAGGCGTAATCAAGGGGCGGGACGGCAACCGCTTTGTAGCGGATGGCCGCGCGACGCGCGCTGAGGCGGTAACGGTGCTTATTGCGATGCTGAAGCAGAGATAA
- a CDS encoding NPCBM-associated, NEW3 domain of alpha-galactosidase → MRKAGNLALSLAIGISLCLPMTGTAYGDAGGSAEISKTGASTGAADTNKIGITDLKTEYMNNPLGIDVMKPRMSWKLRSDSRAQNQTAYRIQVASSSENLSANNPDMWDTNKVESSQSANIAYNGKPLESGKRYYWRVQVWDKSDTAPSEWSSPSWWEMGLLNEADWQAKWIGMSDTNNFTPEGLKWIWYPEGNPAQGAPAGNRYFRKTVQLPGDRTLTSGQFLITADDGFVLYVNGKRMGGSSETADSWKEGQIIDVSSALVAGANTIAIQTKNTSSAAGLLGSLKVGFTEGSPLQINMDQGMKAEKEKKDGWENPQFDDSKWAAAISIASYGQAPWGKNVKFSSSPPHIRKSFSLDKPVAKARLYSSALGIYEPSINGKRVGQDLFAPGWTDYTKHIQYQSYDVKELLKSGDNAIGAIVADGWYSGHVGFIGPNIYGDRNYLLMQLNIEYTDGSSVTIGTDGSWKWANGPIDSASILMGETYDARKELTDWDTPQYDATSWSPVQILEGKVAGKLIAQDGPTVQKIQEIKPIAITEPAPGKYVFDLGQNMVGAVRLKVKGEAGQVVTLRHAEVLNPDGSFYTANLRGAKATDQYTLKGGGDEVYEPRFTFHGFRYVEVTGYPGVPTKDAITGLVMHTAAPFSGKFETSNGMVNQLQSNITWGQRGNFLEVPTDTPARDERLGWTGDINVFIGAAAYNMDVAKFIGSKWMRDMRDGQSASGGFPDVAPNVLTSNGNAGWGDAGVTVPYTIWQRYGDTRVIEENYDAMVKWIEYLKKNSTGLIRPSSSYGDWLDVNDPTPGDLISTAYFAYSTRLVSEMAQAIGRQDDADKYAQLAGQIKDAFAKTYVSADGRVRGNTQTGYVLALHMDLIPEAKRQATADYLVAKIKERNWHLSTGFLGTRDLLAVLSETGYLDVAYRLLNNDTYPSWGYQIKKGATTMWERWDAIRPDGSFQDAGMNSFNHYAYGAVGDWMYQNIAGIQPDPANPGYKHIIIKPLPGGDLTSANGSYESVYGTIVSKWEKEGSVYKQNVTVPVNTTATLYIPADSKWAVTEGSGFAHSAQGVQFVGMEDGNAVFTVGSGDYQFTVDPIIGKLGNALDESNKLNVEAASLLSGGKLTQTQAEVIADKNTELANRIQASVEAYNSAQNGSFIEQVHHALNATAQLQGWVQEQQDAGQMSGETAHILAQFAANISMHLSAISTDELGINWSITPSKETVRPGETITIDIKTSNNGTETVNDVRSALLQPDGWEITPVGDDGIAAIKPGETFTASFKVKVAPNQPISESIRLTGSGSYKINDATVEVPLQTSLKVASLVTIKQIKAEPGAIEPGGAATVSATLQNSGGSAVEGLVELSVPAGWKTEAASQAYLLEAGEEKSVIFRVESPNNASETAAELKAIVSYNGAEADRASTTVQVRYTNPPASFIDHVDVGNTQSEQAHNVKFSAKSGANVEEGLTRRYVYRGDANGYFEFDMAIEPGQPFMIRAIETYDMAQLKDYYVLVNGKKVHSRANETSGRGTATYQFVVDDAALLQADKVIVRFQEDEEGRNYDPSIADIWTMPFKQDEVIPVTEIVWDRSSMELEDGESAEVSATVLPDNATNKKVRFESESAAIVVTNVRYDEASKATKATVKGTNKGKEPIQGVITAVTEDGSKTASLNVVVKAAAEQGEAVAILSGSEKVLAGQDAEWTVSAEHVSSTFTALDVVFHYDPQKFEFGTVQDSEGGTSVLDPAAIQSLKPNLAVLGSAIKAERGQIRIIMAVTGDSKEGINGGPLFSLHGKVKIGAAAGSATASLSDFTISNNGTAIDLDVSRATHTMEVGLADKTALIAAIKQAQAVHDAATEGSSPGQYPVGSKAALQTAIGNAAAVRDAANATSEQVAAALNTLNAAVKGFSDSVIPTIPVDRTALDAAIAAAQAKHDKAVEGSKIGKYAAGSKTVLQAAINAAKGAGGSQAQVDEAVKVLNEAVKAFSVKLVTLIAGQTKVTIRDLSVMAKYYGATSQSPNWSEIEKADVLGAGAIDIRALAAVAQMILDDWRVE, encoded by the coding sequence ATGAGGAAAGCTGGTAATCTTGCTTTATCGTTGGCCATAGGCATATCGTTATGCTTGCCTATGACCGGAACGGCATATGGAGATGCGGGAGGAAGCGCAGAAATAAGCAAAACGGGAGCATCAACGGGCGCAGCGGATACAAACAAGATCGGAATAACCGATTTAAAAACGGAGTATATGAACAATCCGCTCGGTATCGATGTGATGAAGCCGAGAATGAGCTGGAAGCTGCGTTCGGACTCTCGGGCACAAAATCAGACAGCCTACAGAATTCAGGTGGCGAGCAGCAGCGAGAATTTGTCGGCTAACAATCCGGATATGTGGGATACGAATAAAGTCGAGTCAAGCCAATCGGCAAACATTGCCTATAACGGCAAACCTCTGGAATCAGGCAAACGATACTACTGGCGGGTGCAGGTATGGGATAAAAGCGATACGGCGCCATCGGAGTGGAGCAGTCCCTCTTGGTGGGAGATGGGCCTTTTGAATGAAGCGGATTGGCAAGCCAAGTGGATTGGGATGAGTGATACGAACAACTTTACCCCGGAAGGGCTGAAGTGGATCTGGTATCCAGAAGGGAATCCTGCACAAGGCGCACCGGCCGGAAATCGCTATTTCCGCAAAACCGTTCAATTGCCGGGAGACCGGACGTTAACGTCAGGACAGTTTTTAATTACTGCGGATGACGGCTTTGTATTGTATGTCAACGGCAAACGAATGGGCGGCTCCTCTGAAACAGCGGATTCATGGAAAGAAGGCCAGATTATAGACGTTTCAAGCGCTCTCGTTGCGGGCGCCAATACGATAGCGATCCAAACCAAAAACACCAGCTCAGCAGCAGGTCTTTTAGGCAGCTTAAAAGTAGGCTTCACAGAAGGCTCGCCCCTGCAGATTAATATGGATCAAGGCATGAAAGCGGAAAAGGAGAAAAAGGACGGATGGGAGAACCCTCAATTTGATGACAGCAAATGGGCGGCTGCGATTTCAATAGCTTCTTACGGCCAGGCGCCATGGGGGAAAAATGTGAAGTTTTCCTCGTCGCCGCCCCATATCCGCAAAAGCTTTTCGTTGGATAAACCGGTTGCCAAAGCCCGTCTTTATTCCAGCGCTCTTGGCATCTATGAACCTAGCATCAACGGGAAACGGGTAGGCCAAGACCTGTTTGCGCCGGGATGGACGGATTATACGAAGCATATTCAGTATCAGTCGTATGACGTAAAGGAGCTGCTCAAGAGCGGCGATAATGCCATTGGCGCCATTGTGGCGGACGGATGGTATAGCGGCCATGTCGGATTTATTGGACCGAACATTTATGGAGACAGAAATTACTTGCTCATGCAGTTAAACATTGAATACACGGATGGTTCATCCGTAACGATCGGAACGGACGGCTCCTGGAAATGGGCGAACGGGCCGATTGATTCCGCCAGCATTTTAATGGGAGAGACGTATGACGCAAGAAAAGAATTAACGGACTGGGACACCCCTCAATATGACGCAACGAGTTGGAGTCCGGTTCAGATACTGGAAGGAAAAGTAGCTGGCAAACTTATTGCGCAAGACGGTCCGACGGTGCAAAAAATCCAAGAAATCAAGCCGATCGCGATTACGGAGCCGGCACCAGGCAAGTATGTATTTGATCTCGGCCAGAACATGGTTGGTGCGGTCAGGCTGAAAGTAAAAGGTGAAGCGGGGCAAGTCGTTACGCTGCGCCATGCCGAAGTGCTCAACCCGGACGGCAGCTTTTATACAGCTAATTTGCGCGGTGCAAAAGCGACCGATCAATATACGCTAAAGGGTGGCGGAGATGAGGTTTATGAGCCGAGGTTTACTTTCCACGGCTTCCGTTATGTTGAAGTAACGGGTTATCCGGGCGTGCCGACAAAAGATGCGATTACCGGTCTCGTTATGCATACGGCAGCGCCGTTCAGCGGTAAATTTGAAACGTCAAACGGCATGGTCAATCAACTGCAAAGCAACATCACGTGGGGCCAAAGAGGCAATTTCCTGGAAGTTCCGACCGATACGCCTGCACGGGATGAACGGCTCGGCTGGACGGGCGACATTAACGTTTTTATTGGAGCCGCTGCTTATAATATGGATGTGGCCAAATTTATCGGCAGCAAATGGATGCGTGATATGCGGGATGGCCAGTCAGCCAGCGGCGGTTTCCCCGATGTTGCACCTAACGTCCTTACGAGTAATGGCAATGCGGGCTGGGGGGACGCAGGCGTTACGGTTCCGTACACCATCTGGCAGCGTTACGGAGATACCCGCGTTATCGAAGAAAATTATGATGCTATGGTGAAATGGATTGAATATTTGAAGAAAAACAGCACGGGCCTCATTCGCCCGTCGTCGAGTTACGGCGATTGGCTGGATGTCAATGACCCTACTCCGGGAGATTTAATTTCTACCGCATATTTTGCCTACAGCACCCGCTTGGTATCAGAAATGGCCCAGGCAATCGGCCGCCAGGATGATGCCGACAAGTACGCACAGCTCGCCGGGCAAATCAAGGACGCTTTTGCCAAAACTTACGTGAGTGCGGATGGCCGCGTGAGGGGGAACACTCAAACCGGCTACGTGCTGGCGCTGCATATGGATCTGATTCCCGAAGCTAAACGACAAGCGACGGCGGACTATCTCGTAGCAAAAATCAAAGAGCGCAACTGGCATTTGTCTACCGGATTCCTTGGAACAAGAGATTTATTGGCGGTATTAAGCGAAACGGGATATTTGGATGTTGCCTATCGGCTGCTGAACAACGATACGTATCCGTCTTGGGGTTATCAGATCAAAAAAGGCGCAACAACGATGTGGGAGCGCTGGGATGCAATTCGGCCTGACGGCAGCTTTCAAGACGCCGGCATGAACTCCTTCAACCATTACGCCTATGGTGCTGTAGGAGATTGGATGTACCAGAATATTGCCGGCATTCAGCCGGACCCCGCCAATCCCGGTTACAAACATATTATTATTAAACCTCTGCCGGGCGGAGATTTAACGAGCGCAAACGGGTCCTATGAATCCGTGTACGGAACAATTGTGAGCAAATGGGAAAAAGAAGGGTCCGTTTATAAACAGAATGTGACGGTCCCAGTAAACACAACCGCTACGCTTTATATCCCTGCGGACAGCAAATGGGCGGTGACGGAAGGAAGCGGATTTGCGCATTCGGCCCAAGGTGTCCAGTTTGTCGGCATGGAGGATGGCAACGCGGTATTCACGGTCGGTTCGGGAGACTATCAGTTTACAGTGGACCCCATTATCGGGAAACTGGGGAACGCTCTCGATGAAAGTAACAAATTAAACGTCGAAGCAGCAAGCTTATTAAGCGGCGGCAAGCTCACGCAGACACAAGCAGAAGTTATTGCTGACAAAAATACGGAGCTTGCGAATCGAATTCAAGCAAGCGTTGAAGCTTATAACAGCGCTCAGAACGGTTCCTTTATCGAGCAAGTGCATCATGCTTTGAATGCGACGGCACAATTGCAGGGATGGGTGCAGGAGCAACAGGATGCGGGGCAAATGAGCGGTGAAACCGCCCATATACTGGCTCAATTTGCAGCCAATATATCCATGCATTTGTCGGCAATCAGTACGGATGAGCTTGGAATCAACTGGTCGATTACGCCTTCAAAAGAAACGGTGCGGCCGGGCGAAACGATCACGATCGACATCAAAACAAGCAATAACGGAACGGAAACCGTTAATGACGTCCGATCCGCTCTCCTCCAGCCCGACGGTTGGGAAATAACGCCGGTAGGAGACGATGGGATCGCCGCTATCAAACCGGGCGAGACGTTTACGGCTTCCTTTAAAGTAAAAGTAGCGCCAAATCAACCTATTTCGGAATCGATCCGTTTAACAGGGAGCGGCAGCTACAAAATAAATGACGCAACCGTTGAAGTGCCTCTACAGACTTCCCTAAAGGTCGCTTCACTGGTAACGATCAAACAAATAAAGGCTGAGCCAGGAGCTATTGAGCCTGGCGGTGCGGCAACGGTCAGCGCAACACTGCAAAATTCGGGAGGTTCAGCCGTTGAAGGCCTCGTCGAATTAAGCGTGCCTGCAGGCTGGAAGACAGAAGCTGCAAGTCAAGCCTACCTGCTCGAAGCAGGAGAGGAAAAAAGCGTTATTTTCCGCGTAGAGTCGCCTAATAATGCATCCGAGACGGCGGCAGAGTTGAAAGCAATCGTTTCATACAATGGAGCTGAGGCAGACCGGGCGAGCACGACTGTCCAGGTGCGTTATACCAATCCCCCAGCCTCGTTTATCGATCATGTCGACGTCGGCAATACGCAATCCGAACAAGCGCATAATGTAAAGTTTTCTGCGAAGTCGGGCGCCAATGTGGAAGAGGGGTTAACGAGAAGGTATGTTTATCGCGGAGATGCCAACGGTTATTTCGAGTTTGATATGGCTATTGAGCCGGGGCAGCCTTTCATGATCAGAGCGATTGAGACTTATGATATGGCGCAACTCAAAGATTATTATGTGCTCGTGAACGGCAAGAAGGTGCATAGTCGCGCCAATGAAACGAGCGGCCGAGGCACGGCAACCTATCAGTTCGTCGTTGACGATGCTGCGTTATTGCAGGCTGACAAAGTCATCGTTCGCTTTCAAGAGGACGAGGAAGGACGCAATTACGACCCGTCAATTGCCGATATTTGGACGATGCCGTTTAAGCAAGATGAGGTTATTCCTGTAACAGAAATTGTATGGGACCGTTCCTCCATGGAGCTGGAGGACGGCGAGAGCGCGGAGGTTTCGGCGACGGTATTGCCGGATAACGCGACGAATAAAAAGGTTCGTTTTGAATCGGAAAGCGCAGCTATCGTGGTTACGAATGTCCGTTATGATGAAGCGAGCAAAGCGACTAAAGCAACTGTTAAGGGAACGAATAAGGGAAAGGAACCGATTCAGGGCGTCATTACCGCCGTTACTGAAGACGGGAGCAAAACAGCGTCGCTGAATGTTGTCGTCAAGGCGGCTGCCGAGCAGGGTGAGGCTGTGGCTATTTTGTCCGGCAGTGAAAAGGTTTTGGCGGGGCAGGATGCGGAGTGGACGGTTAGTGCTGAACACGTAAGTTCAACTTTTACGGCACTTGATGTTGTGTTCCATTACGACCCGCAGAAGTTCGAATTCGGGACCGTCCAGGACAGCGAAGGCGGTACATCCGTTCTGGACCCGGCCGCTATCCAATCGCTGAAGCCGAATTTGGCGGTGCTCGGAAGCGCGATTAAGGCGGAGCGAGGGCAGATTCGAATCATTATGGCCGTCACTGGCGATTCGAAGGAAGGGATAAACGGCGGTCCGCTTTTCAGCCTGCATGGCAAAGTGAAGATCGGCGCGGCTGCTGGCAGCGCAACAGCGTCGTTATCCGACTTTACGATATCGAATAATGGCACGGCGATCGATCTGGATGTTTCGCGCGCTACTCACACTATGGAAGTGGGTCTTGCGGATAAAACAGCTCTGATCGCGGCGATTAAGCAGGCTCAAGCGGTGCATGATGCCGCCACGGAAGGCAGCAGCCCGGGTCAGTATCCGGTAGGCTCAAAAGCGGCTCTGCAAACGGCCATTGGAAACGCGGCTGCCGTTAGAGACGCTGCCAATGCGACAAGCGAACAGGTTGCTGCCGCATTAAATACTTTGAATGCAGCGGTGAAAGGGTTCTCGGACTCCGTCATTCCAACGATACCTGTGGACAGAACGGCATTGGATGCGGCAATTGCTGCTGCGCAGGCTAAACATGATAAAGCGGTGGAAGGAAGCAAAATCGGCAAGTATGCCGCTGGTTCCAAAACCGTGCTGCAAGCGGCGATCAACGCGGCCAAAGGAGCGGGAGGCAGCCAAGCGCAAGTGGATGAAGCGGTCAAAGTGCTGAACGAGGCTGTAAAGGCGTTCTCGGTGAAGCTAGTCACATTGATTGCAGGACAAACAAAAGTTACCATTCGCGACCTTTCCGTCATGGCGAAGTATTATGGCGCAACGTCGCAGAGCCCTAACTGGTCTGAAATCGAGAAAGCCGATGTGCTTGGAGCCGGTGCCATTGACATTCGCGCGCTGGCTGCCGTTGCTCAAATGATTCTTGATGATTGGCGTGTGGAGTAG
- a CDS encoding transcriptional regulator, MarR family: MKMGEASKDQSIFRLPWEQEDTNSTLIKVAFISIRREIEGALRPFGLTPQQSQSLHLLALKPGAMNADLEKLLFIDKSSVTSLINGMVKKGWVVRRDHEQDARMKRIYLTEQGEEMCQLFSTGIKQAKDKSNQALTADESATLQFLLKKIIKAYE, from the coding sequence ATGAAGATGGGGGAAGCCTCAAAAGATCAGTCTATTTTCCGCCTTCCTTGGGAGCAAGAGGACACCAATTCTACGCTCATCAAAGTTGCTTTCATCAGCATCCGTCGTGAAATCGAAGGGGCACTCCGACCTTTTGGACTAACACCGCAGCAGTCCCAGTCTCTTCATTTGCTGGCGTTGAAGCCAGGAGCAATGAATGCCGATTTGGAAAAGTTGCTGTTTATTGATAAATCGAGCGTCACGAGCTTGATCAATGGAATGGTGAAAAAAGGTTGGGTCGTTCGTCGCGATCACGAACAGGATGCAAGAATGAAGCGGATTTATTTGACCGAACAAGGGGAAGAAATGTGTCAGCTCTTTTCAACAGGGATTAAGCAAGCCAAGGATAAATCCAATCAAGCACTGACAGCTGATGAGTCCGCAACCTTACAGTTCCTGCTCAAAAAAATCATCAAAGCTTATGAATAG
- a CDS encoding transposase, IS605 OrfB family, central region, translated as MLITTKIKLILEQKHHEKLLETMKRYNAACNYISGFAFEQSQYNRIRLQKLVYFVVRDQFQLSSQMTILAVRKVAAAYIADKAKKNEYKKSKGKNVRGQADLVWHDGVFYLLPGVELPENEPYIPNDALGVDLDIKNIAADSMGESLSGDAVQAVRHHCISKHLVEKAKRHRSRLALEDLTGIRERITVRRAQRRNQHAWAFAQLRSYIKYKALLAGVPVVLADPRNTSRECPQCEHTAKENRKTRDWFRCQACEYAAPADNVAALNIRSRAIVSVPNVGVAI; from the coding sequence TTGCTTATCACAACGAAGATTAAGCTCATTTTGGAGCAAAAACATCATGAAAAATTGCTAGAAACCATGAAACGGTATAACGCTGCTTGTAACTATATCAGTGGGTTTGCTTTTGAGCAGTCCCAATACAACCGCATCAGATTACAAAAGCTCGTTTATTTTGTCGTTCGCGATCAATTCCAGTTATCTTCTCAGATGACTATTCTAGCTGTACGCAAAGTAGCAGCTGCTTATATTGCGGATAAGGCTAAAAAGAACGAATACAAAAAGTCCAAGGGCAAGAATGTCCGAGGACAAGCCGACCTTGTTTGGCATGATGGTGTTTTTTATCTGCTGCCTGGAGTTGAGCTTCCAGAAAACGAGCCTTACATTCCGAATGACGCTTTAGGGGTCGACTTAGACATAAAAAACATTGCTGCTGATAGCATGGGAGAATCCCTCTCCGGCGATGCTGTTCAGGCTGTAAGGCATCACTGCATATCCAAGCATCTGGTTGAGAAAGCCAAAAGGCATCGTTCGCGGCTTGCACTAGAAGACTTAACAGGCATTCGTGAACGGATAACGGTTCGTAGGGCTCAGCGTCGAAACCAACATGCTTGGGCATTTGCACAGCTTCGCTCGTATATCAAATACAAAGCATTACTTGCAGGCGTGCCTGTCGTTCTCGCTGATCCACGCAACACAAGCCGAGAATGCCCACAGTGCGAGCACACGGCAAAAGAGAACCGCAAAACGAGAGATTGGTTCCGTTGTCAGGCTTGCGAGTACGCTGCTCCTGCCGACAATGTGGCTGCTCTGAATATTCGGAGCAGGGCAATCGTCAGCGTGCCGAACGTAGGAGTCGCTATCTAA
- a CDS encoding LysM domain-containing protein yields MPSDITETDFRSRSERKKKKNTNVINGVLAAAGLAVMLFALFFVMYPFGKDNQELASVLPSASPSPVPTGTESQVASSSPHPTLSPSGEEPVASSEPDEGAYEEPSPSPIPTPSEAPAQTTEKLEPTAAPGKPSAKPTASGSGGTYIVKEGDTLSSISVAQYGSKGYVSLIAEKNGIVFVNDLKPGDKLSLPPGSSKPPSEGKKSFSKSDTKEIDYSKVKLPATYLVLPGDTFYRISVRFYGTGKHAGRIAEKNGLDADAGLKAGESITIPAKPAE; encoded by the coding sequence ATGCCGTCCGACATAACTGAAACCGACTTCCGTTCCCGATCGGAGCGGAAAAAGAAGAAAAATACGAACGTCATCAACGGGGTACTGGCGGCCGCAGGACTGGCCGTCATGCTGTTCGCTCTCTTTTTCGTCATGTATCCCTTCGGCAAGGACAACCAGGAGCTCGCTTCCGTGTTGCCTTCTGCCTCTCCCTCGCCCGTCCCGACCGGCACAGAGTCGCAGGTAGCATCTTCTTCACCGCATCCAACCTTGTCTCCAAGCGGCGAGGAGCCGGTCGCTTCCTCTGAGCCAGACGAAGGCGCCTATGAAGAGCCCTCTCCGTCTCCGATACCCACGCCAAGCGAGGCGCCGGCACAAACGACAGAGAAGCTGGAGCCAACCGCTGCTCCAGGGAAGCCTTCGGCGAAACCGACTGCTTCTGGATCCGGAGGCACCTATATCGTCAAGGAAGGCGATACGCTGTCGTCCATCTCGGTCGCGCAATATGGCTCCAAGGGCTACGTCTCGCTGATCGCAGAGAAGAATGGCATCGTTTTCGTGAACGACCTAAAACCCGGAGACAAGCTGTCGCTGCCTCCGGGCTCGTCGAAGCCGCCCTCCGAAGGCAAGAAAAGCTTCTCGAAGAGCGACACGAAGGAGATAGACTATTCCAAGGTCAAGCTTCCGGCGACCTATCTCGTCCTTCCCGGAGACACGTTCTACCGCATCTCGGTCCGCTTCTATGGCACCGGCAAGCATGCGGGACGAATTGCTGAGAAAAATGGGCTTGACGCGGATGCCGGTCTAAAAGCAGGAGAATCGATTACCATCCCGGCCAAGCCTGCCGAATAA
- a CDS encoding MFS transporter, DHA2 family, metal-tetracycline-proton antiporter yields MESVSVTSNGEKVMPILAFTLVLSVMNASMFNVVMPVISQEFAITPSQVSWLVTGYMIVFAIGSVTYGKLADKYRLKDLLTFGLTFFALGSIVGLVASQYWMIVLGRVLQAGGAAVIPATAMIVPVRYFAPEKRGRALGSVAAALALGTALAPIVAGLVTSVVSWRFLFLLSLVPLIGLPFFRKYLDDQRGAAQKIDFLGGILLGVSVALILVSIALGNVLYFIAGVVSFILFVIRINTAAEPFIQPGLFRNKKYSFGLCVSLLATALSFGMPFITPQFLSSLNNLSPAIIGFVMFPAAIISASVGRRGGRLADEKGNSFLAYTAISFSFVCLVLLSLFVGASPYWIMLFLLFGNLGQTFIQIAISNTISSTLARDQVGVGMGLMSLLNFISGAITTSVLGKLLDAKETKLQINPFAFHEGAYLYSNIFFALAILAVIIFGIYYFAFRSSGAKAELKTTLQEREA; encoded by the coding sequence ATGGAATCTGTAAGTGTTACGAGTAATGGCGAAAAGGTCATGCCTATTTTAGCGTTCACATTAGTGCTTTCCGTGATGAATGCATCCATGTTCAACGTCGTCATGCCGGTCATTAGCCAAGAATTCGCGATTACGCCGTCGCAGGTAAGCTGGCTCGTCACAGGTTATATGATCGTATTTGCAATAGGCTCCGTTACATACGGGAAGCTTGCGGATAAGTATAGACTAAAGGATTTATTGACCTTCGGTTTGACCTTTTTTGCACTTGGCTCGATCGTAGGGCTAGTTGCGAGCCAGTATTGGATGATTGTTCTTGGTCGCGTTTTGCAGGCTGGTGGAGCTGCTGTTATTCCCGCGACTGCGATGATTGTGCCTGTCCGTTATTTTGCGCCTGAGAAGCGCGGTAGAGCTCTAGGTTCAGTAGCTGCTGCATTGGCACTCGGAACGGCACTTGCTCCGATCGTTGCAGGTTTGGTCACGAGTGTGGTCAGCTGGAGATTCCTCTTCCTGTTATCGCTAGTTCCGTTGATTGGACTGCCATTTTTCCGAAAATATTTGGATGACCAGAGAGGCGCAGCGCAAAAAATAGATTTTTTGGGCGGAATATTGCTTGGCGTATCCGTCGCCCTCATACTCGTATCGATTGCACTTGGAAATGTATTATATTTCATTGCAGGAGTCGTTTCGTTCATTCTGTTCGTTATTCGCATCAATACTGCGGCAGAGCCTTTCATTCAACCGGGGCTGTTCCGCAATAAAAAGTATTCCTTTGGCTTATGCGTCAGCCTTCTTGCGACTGCTTTAAGTTTTGGCATGCCGTTTATAACGCCGCAATTTCTCTCGAGCTTGAATAATCTGTCACCAGCCATTATTGGTTTTGTTATGTTCCCGGCAGCTATTATTTCTGCTTCAGTGGGGAGACGGGGAGGCAGGCTGGCCGACGAAAAAGGGAATTCCTTTTTAGCCTACACAGCAATTTCGTTTAGCTTTGTTTGCTTAGTTCTGCTCTCGCTATTTGTCGGAGCTTCGCCTTACTGGATTATGTTGTTCCTCCTATTCGGAAACTTGGGTCAGACATTTATTCAAATTGCGATCTCAAATACGATTTCCAGTACGCTGGCGAGGGATCAGGTCGGCGTTGGCATGGGATTGATGTCCTTGCTCAATTTTATTTCCGGCGCGATAACAACAAGTGTATTAGGCAAGCTGCTGGATGCAAAAGAAACGAAGCTGCAAATTAATCCTTTCGCTTTTCATGAAGGAGCATATCTGTACAGCAATATTTTCTTTGCCTTAGCGATACTTGCCGTAATTATCTTTGGCATTTATTATTTCGCTTTCCGCTCGTCTGGAGCAAAAGCCGAGCTGAAAACAACGCTGCAGGAAAGAGAAGCTTAA